GCCCTAATATGGATTGCTAGGGTTTTCGGTATAGAGACTGCCGTATCAATCCTAGACTTAATTCATAATTACATGGAGAAGGGTGAGCTCTCAAGTGAGGTTAATGTACTATTAAGTATGCTTAGTTTACTTGGGCTAAGGATTAGTAAAGAACAGTTTGAGAACGCATTATTACCGGCAAGGAGAATTCTACACGTGTTAAGAAGCACATAGCTTAATACATTTAATCAAAGATAAGATTCCCTCACTATTAAGCAACTCTTACTCATTCCGCTTCATTAACCTGTCAATGAACCAGGGTACAATTGAATTCTTAATAGCCGTAATCACCATGCTTAACTTGCCGCTTAACAGTTCTTTTGCAAGGAATCCTGCCCTGAGGTAGAAGACCCTGTAGGCGTATTGAAGCATTTTATCAGCCTGCTGCCTAGTGAACCTATAACCCCTCATGACTGCCCTCAATGTCGTGTAATGCTCCCAGTTCCAATCCTCAATAAGGTTCTCGTTAACGGCTTGATAATAAAGTGGAGTGCCAGGGTATGGTGTTGCTACCGTGAACTGTGCATAAGATGGGTTAAGCTTAGCGGCGAACTTAGCGGTTCTCTTCATGTCATCTATTGTTTCCCATGGGAAACCTATAACGAATGATGCTACTGCATTAACCTTAAGCTCATGAACCCATTCAAAGACCTTAATGGCCTGCTCAATGGTTATCCTTTTACCAATCCTATTTATGGTGTCTTGACTAGCTGATTCGACACCAAAGTAAAGGGCTGTGCAACCGTGGTTTAGTAAGTCGCTCATCATCCTCCTATCAATAGTATCAACCCTTGAACCACAGGAGAAGTTTATGTCGAGTTTCCTTTCCCTTAACTCCCTTAAAAAGTCGTAAACAAATCTCTTACCTAGGGTGAACTCATCATCAGTGAAGACTACAGTATTAGTGTTGTACTTATTAACAGCCTCTTCAATTTCATCCACGACATTCTTCGCAGACCTATACCTAATTAACCTACCCCAGTAGTATGATGTTGAGCAGAAGGAGCAACCGTATGGGCAACCACGGCTAGCCATGACGTGAATTATCCTAATTGGTTTACCGAATATTGTGTACTTATCCATTGGCAGTAGGTGACGTGCTGGAAATGGTAACTCATCAAGGTTCCTTATGGGTGGCCTATCCCTTGTCCTAATAACCTCACCACCACTACTGAAAACTATGCCATTAACCTCCTTGAGAGCATCCTTATTCATTCCCATCTTCTCAATGGTGTTGATGAGGTCCAGTGTAGTGTACTCCCCCTCGCCTCTAACCACTACATCAACCCCATTGTTTAACGCCTCCTCATACATGAATGATGCATGTGGTCCACCCATCATTATGGGCAAGTCCTTATCATACTCCTTAATTGCCTTAACAGTATCATAAGCCTTATATATTGTTGGTGTTAATGCCGTTAAGCCCACTATATCAGGGCTCCATGCCTTAACCTCGTTAATGAAGGTTCCTAGGTCAATACCCTCGGTTGGTGAGTCAATTATCTTAACCTCATGTCCAGCCCTTTCAAGAACCGCTGCAATCCAAGCCAGTCCAAGTGGTGGCGCCTTAAGCCCAAGGACCTTATATATCTCCATTTTATCAATACCTGGTGGAACTGCTAATAGAACCCTCATTAATTAAGTCACCTTACTTGAACCCTAACTTGGATACTGTAACCTTAATCTTAGCCCACTGTTCAACCTCATCCTTAAGCCTTTTCCACTCCCTGGAATTATATATGCATCCTGGATCTGGAGCTAAAACATCACCGAAGTACCCATACGCCCTAGCCCTGCAGCCACCGCAAATCATCTTATATGGGCACCGGCCGCAGAAGCCTTTAAGCCTGCTCCTGTCTCTGAAGTTCTCCATGAATGGGTCCATCCAAATATCCCAAAATGACCTAGTCCTAAGGTTACCCACTGGGTAGGGTAGGAAGACACATGGTGTGAGGGTTCCCTCAGGTTCAATTGCAGCGTAGATTCTACCAGCTCCACAGCCACCAATGAATTCGGTTAACTCCCTTGTTATTGGGTCACTGGCAACTACAAAGTGCGTTGGGGCTGTATCACTATTATTGCTTAGCTGATTAACAACCCTACCATAGTAAGGTGCCGTAGTAACTATCTCCATGTTCCTCCTCTTCATCTCCATGTAAATATGTCTCATGAAACTCTCCCTCTCCTCGGGTGATAAGTCAATATCCAGGTTCTCACGGCCCCTACCCACTGGGACAAAGTTGAAGAAGACGACCCTCCTCACGCCTATTTCCTGGGCTAGGTCAAGTATCTTATCAACCTGGTCAATGTTAGTTTTGGTCACTGTAAAGGCTAATGCGGCACTGAAGCCTAACTTAACGGCATTAATGAGCCCCCTAACGGCCTTATCCCAAGCCCCCTCAACCCCCCTAAACTTATCGTGAACAGCTGGGTCAGCAGCATCGATACTAATCTCCACGTACCTTAACCCAGCCTTCTTAGCCTTCTCAGCGAACTCCATGTTAGCGAACATGAGTCCATTAGTAGCCACCGCTGAGTAAAAGCCCCTTCTATTCATCTCGTTTAATACAACCCAGAAGTCTGGGTGTATTGTTGGTTCACCACCAGATAGGGCTATTGCTGGTACGCCAGCTTCATCAAGTTCCTTAACTACCCTAAGCTTCTCCTCTAAGGTTAACTCATTTGGTAGTGGCTTACCGGCATTCTGATAACAGTGAACGCACTTAAGGTTGCATAGGTTAGTGAAGTTCCAAACTATGAAGAATGGCGCAGGAAGCTTCTGGGGAGTGGTTACACCAAATAATGCAATACCCCTAAGTGTAGTAACAATACCCCTCCTAACAGCTGGGTCACTAAGTATCTGCTTAACGTCATCCTCATTAGCATGGAAGTAACTCATGGTTAACTTAACCATGGCCTTAAAGAACGGTGAAGCCAAATGCGCTACAGTTGGGCAAGGTTCATTACCTGCGTAGGCAGCCATAACCCATTCAAGTAGCGGCTTCCTCTCACCGTTAAACTCAATCTCCTTCATTAATGCTGATAAGGCATGGCGTATAGCACCCCTATTAAGCATCCTAATCGCAGCTATTAACGCCCCAGTCCCACTCCTCTCAGAAGCCTTACTAGTAATGTTATCGATGGCTGATGACATATTTTTATTAATGCAGTAACCGGATATTAGCCTGTTTACCCATTAAACGAACTTAGGGCATAATGACGCTGTTACATTAAGGCAAGCGTGTTCATGCGTTCCTCCTAACGTTAACTATAATGAACGTTAGGAATGCAATGAGCATCACTATTACCACTAGGTCAATTATTAATGCAGCCTCAACGTGAATATCAAAGGGTAATGCGAAAAGAGCCAGCACTAGAAATATTATAGACAACATGTACGCTAGGCGTGCAACAGACGGATCCAATTCCATACTTAATTAACACTAGGGTGGTAAATATAGTTTAGCTTAATCTTAACTTCATCCTTAAATTAAATACAGCTCCTCATTCAAGTAAATGAATTAGAATCATTATTTAAAGCCTTAAACCTAATACTATAGATATGCCATTACGCTGGTTGTCCAAGCAATTAACCCAGTCCCGCTCTCCTAATGTATATGCTCCTCGTTACGTAAGATAAGATGAAAAGAAGTATAAGGCTTAAAATCAATTCAAGCGCTATGAGTACTACATCTACGGTCTTAGTAATCTAAGTCTCCATGAGGGCAATACTTGTTTTTAACTGGGTCCTCCATTATTATTTTAAGGTTAACGTTGTCTTCGGTTTAAGTTCAATTTAAAGGTGAATTTAACAAGAGTTGTTTATTGAATCTTAATTAGCATGAGCGATAAGTTTAATTTTAATTAAGGTAAGCACAACCTATGGTTAGGGTAGGCTTAATAGGCTTGGGCACGATGGGTTGGAGGATTGCTAAGAACCTTAGGGATGATGGATTACTTGTAGGAGTGTTTAATAGAACTATGAGTAAGGCCCTGAGGTTTGCAGAAGAGTTTAAGGTTCATGTGTTCAATAATCCTGCTGAATTAGCCAGTAATGTTGATGTAGTAGTATCAATAGTGTCGGATGATGATGCAGTCAAATCCATTATGCTGGGTGAGGGAGGGGTCATTAATGGGATTAAGCAAGGCTCCTTGATAATTGAAATGTCAACGATATCTCCATCAACATCAATTGAATTGGCCAGTAAGGTTAAGGAGAAGGGTGGATTAATGGTTGATGCACCAATAATAGGTACCTCAGTACTTATTGAGAAACGCGAGGCCGTAGTACTAATTGGTGGTGAGAAGGAAGCGTATGAGAGGGCTTACGAGGTGGTTAGGCACTTCGCCCGTTACATAATTCACATTGGGCCTAATGGGTATGGGCTTTACGCTAAGTTAATCAATAATGCGTTGCTTGGCTCCTATGTGGCAGCTTTAGCTGAGGTTGTTAACCTGGGTGAAGCTATGGGATTAAGCAGTGGCGTAATAATGGATGTGTTGACTAAGCTCTCAAGCGCTAGGTCACCAACCTCAGAGCTTAAGGTACCTAAGATGATTAATAATGACTTTAGTCCTCAGTTCGCTACAAAACACATGAGGAAAGACCTTGACTTGGTTAATAAGGAGGCAAGCAGATTGGGAGTACCAATACCAATGGCAGCATTATCACTTCAATTATATAGGATGGCTGAGACAAGTGGATTAAGCGATGACGACTTCTCAGCCGTAGTTAAAATACTTAAGAGACGTAACTTAACTCAACATTAGCCCTACAGTAACGGTCATTAAGAATAATTCACTGCTTATCCACCATGCTCCTTCAAGTTAAAGTTAAGCATTTTATATGGTGAAATACTTTAAATTATAGGGCTTGAGGTCAGAGTATGGTTGAGGTTACTGTTAGAGATTTAACAAGTAGGGTTAGCCTAGTAGGTACGTATTATGGTGATGTTGAGTTAAACATGGTTTACGTTAAGGATAGTGGGGTACTGCTTGACACATCAACATCAGGCATAATAGAGGATGTGGTTAAGGTAATAGGGTTACCTAAGGTAGCGATAATTGCTCATCCACATGAGGATCATGCCGGTGGAAGCGGGTACTTAGCAAGCAGGGGTGTTAGGGTAATCGCCCATGAGGTTGCCAGAGGCTTCCTGTACAATAACGTAATAAACGTTGACTCATTCTTCCCACTAAAGTATAGAAGATGCTTCACGCCAGAGTTCAGTGAGTCCTTCATAAGGGACTTTAGGAGTAAGGTTGGTTCACCGATGGTTCACGAGTCCTTCAGAGGTATGTTAAGTATTGATGGTGTTAAGTGCATTGAGGCCTTCGGCCACACTTCAGGTACAGTGGTGTGTATTGCTGATGGTGTAATGTTCACCTCGGATGCAGTACAGGGTTCTGGTATAAGGGGTTCAGAAACCACGGATTCAATACCTCAGCTAACGTCTATAGATGATTATCTACAGACCTTAAGTTCATTAAGAAGCATTAAGGTTAACATGCTTGTTCCAGGGCACAATTACTTACCCTTCGCCAAGAGAGTATTGGAGGGGGATGAAATTAGGGGGTTTATTGATGCGTCAGTGGAGTCTGTTAATAGGATACTTAACATTGCTAAGTCCCTACTTGAGGAAAGGCCAATGACAATATGCGAGTTCGCGACGAATCTAATACATGAATATGGGGTTAAGAGGAGCCTTTATCCACAAGCCCTAATAACCGCTGATGCGGTCCTAAGGTACTATAGGAGGAGGGGGATGCTTAAAGTTATTAAGGAGGGGGATGTTGCCTTATACTCTATAGCATAAGCATTAAGCCGGCTTTCCTTAAAACAATGGTTACTTAGGAACAGTAGTTTTAACAGTACGTACGGCTTATGCATTAATGATCATTAATTAATACTTATTAAGTCAACATATGTAACTGTTGACTATGCGTGAATTAAGAATAACCGACTTAAAAGTTGCAACTGTTCAAGCTAACTTCGAGTGGACATTTGTCAGGGTTTATGCAGGTGACTTATACGGTACTGGTGAGGCTGGTCCAGCACCTGGGTTAAGGGGTATGAGTCAGCATTTCAGGAGGCTGCTGCTTGGTGAGGATGCGCTTAAGATTAGGAGGATTGAGCAAAAGATTAGGTGGGCTACATTATACGCTGGTACAAGTACATACCACTTAGCTTCAGCGATAAACATAGCCCTTTACGATCTAGTGGGTAAGTACCTTAATGTACCTGTCTGGAGAATATTAGGTGGGTATAGGGATGAGGTTAGGGTGTACGTTGATGCGCATGGTGGTAAGGGGCTTGAGGCAATGAATTCACTACTGCTTCCGGAAAAATTACCATGGCTCACTAGTACTGAGGTTGAGTCAGGTAGATTAGTTACTGAGAATAATCCAATACACGGTAGATTATCGATTGAGAAGTGGAATAGTGACTATAGCCCAGAGTCCTATGCTGATAGGGCTAGGAGGATGGTGGCTGAGGGTTATACTGCCATTAAGTTTGACTTAGATGTTCCAACACCCTATACTGACCCAAGGTTAATCATGAGTGGTGAACTGAGTCTTAAGGATATTGACTACTTAGCTTCAATAGTTAGGGCTGTTAGGGAGGCTGTGGGTGATGGTGTGGATATAATGTTTGACCTGCATTGGAGGTATAGTGTTAACACTGCGGTGAGGATATGTAAGGCTATTGAGCAGTATAGGCCAAGGTGGATAGAGGATCCAACCCCAGCTCAAATAACGATTAGTAACCTTGATGAATTAAGGTTAATTACGCAGAACTGCACCATACCTATTGAGACTGGTGAGAACCTGTACACCGTATACCAGTTCAAGGACCTCCTCAATACTGGAGTTAGGGTTTGGGCACCCGATATTGTTAAGGCCGGCGGTGTAAGTGAGGGCGTTAGGATCGCTGAATTAGCCTCAATGTATGATATAGAGTACTCGCCTCATAATATATCGTCACCAATAGGCACAATGGCCCATGCCCACGTAGCCTCAGTGGCGAATACGTTTGGTGTCCTTGAATTCCATGGTCATGATGTACCCTTCTGGGGTGAGGTCGTTAAACCTAAGAGGAGGGTAATTGAGAAAGGCTACATTAGGCTTACTGATGAACCTGGATTAGGCGTTGACTTAGATATGGATGTTGTTAAGAGGTATTGGCCTGATGTGGAACTCTAAGGCATTGTCAATGAGCTATGTCACAGTAGCCCCAAGTGCATGGGCTAATGAACCCACTAGGTATGTTATCATTAATGCTAGCAGGCTTAACCCTACATTTCTGGTGATTGCATTACGAATCTTAGCGTTACTTGAAACAGCAGTAAATAAGCCGGCTATTGACGTTGCTATAATCATTAATATTATTGACGCTAACAATGCTGCGTATTTACTTATTAACCCAATGGTTGGGAATGGCAATATAACTAAGGCAGCGCCAATCATGTAGGAGACTCCTGTGCTTATTGCTGATTTAGTAGCGTCCTCGGTTGATTCCACGTAGCCTAATTCCCTCGTTATAACCATATCCGATACAGCATCCTTATACTCACTTAATTCCTTAGCAATACTCCTAGCCTTCTCCTCAGGTACACCGCTACTTTTTAAGATACCAAGCACCTTATCGCTAACGGTACTAATGGGCAGTATCCTAAGAGCTGTCCTCACCTTACTCACCCTATAGTTCATTAATTCTGATTGGGCCTTAACCGACATGTAGGCTCCTATGCTCATTGAGATTGTGCCGGCGACCCCCACTATTAAACCAGCCATGGCTATTAACAGCGGGTTAGTTACAACCGGTACTAATCCTGCTAAGGCCGCCATTACCTCAACCAAGCCATCGCTCATACCATATATGAAATCCCTAATGTTACTGAAGCGTTCACTCATTTTAGTTGCTTCCTCTATGAAGTAATCCTCATGTACTACCTCATCCCTAATTATTTCATCAAGCGTGGAATCCTTTACGAAATCCCTAGCGTTAACGTACCTTATAATAGCCTCATCCTCCTCCCTCTCCCTAAGCCTAATAACAACCGCAAGACCGAAGAGTATTCTTAGGACTAGGTAAAACATGATCTTAAGTAATGGGGCCTTAAATTCACCAACACTTTGACCCGCCTCCTTTGCCTTTAATTCCCAATACTTCGCATGCCTAAGCTCTGTTGAGGCTATCTCCTCTAAAGCCCTCTTCCTATCCTGATTCCTTTCAACCCTAGCAAGGGCGCTATAAACATAGTAGTCCGTTAACTCATCTCTGTAGAACTCAATGTAATTAACATTACCTAACACTTCACCGTGCTGGTTCATTACCGCTACAGTGATTGCTCCTTAAATAAACCCTTCGCAGATGAAAAGCCTATAGGCTAGGTGAAGTGGGAATATATTTAAACCACTAGTAACTATTTAGTACTATATGGTTATTGAAGAAGCCAGTGAGGCAACTGGTACTGGGGGGAAGGGCATTGATGTTTTGTTTTACCCATCGTCAGTAGCCGTAATTGGAGCAACACCTAAGCCAGGTCACGTCGGCTACGTCATAATGAGTAACCTACTTAGTAAGTTTAAGGGTAAGGTCATTTTAGTTAACCCAAGGTATGATTCAATAAATGGAGTGAAGTGCTATAAAAGTATAACTGAGGTGAATGATGAGGTTGACTTAGCCGTAGTGGCAGTACCAGCCCCAGTGGTTCCCCAGGTTACGGCTGATGCAGTTAAGAAGGGTGTTAAGGCATTGATTATAATTAGTGGAGGCTTCAGTGAGGTTGGTGAGGAAGGGAG
This genomic interval from Caldivirga sp. contains the following:
- a CDS encoding MBL fold metallo-hydrolase yields the protein MVEVTVRDLTSRVSLVGTYYGDVELNMVYVKDSGVLLDTSTSGIIEDVVKVIGLPKVAIIAHPHEDHAGGSGYLASRGVRVIAHEVARGFLYNNVINVDSFFPLKYRRCFTPEFSESFIRDFRSKVGSPMVHESFRGMLSIDGVKCIEAFGHTSGTVVCIADGVMFTSDAVQGSGIRGSETTDSIPQLTSIDDYLQTLSSLRSIKVNMLVPGHNYLPFAKRVLEGDEIRGFIDASVESVNRILNIAKSLLEERPMTICEFATNLIHEYGVKRSLYPQALITADAVLRYYRRRGMLKVIKEGDVALYSIA
- a CDS encoding NAD(P)-dependent oxidoreductase produces the protein MVRVGLIGLGTMGWRIAKNLRDDGLLVGVFNRTMSKALRFAEEFKVHVFNNPAELASNVDVVVSIVSDDDAVKSIMLGEGGVINGIKQGSLIIEMSTISPSTSIELASKVKEKGGLMVDAPIIGTSVLIEKREAVVLIGGEKEAYERAYEVVRHFARYIIHIGPNGYGLYAKLINNALLGSYVAALAEVVNLGEAMGLSSGVIMDVLTKLSSARSPTSELKVPKMINNDFSPQFATKHMRKDLDLVNKEASRLGVPIPMAALSLQLYRMAETSGLSDDDFSAVVKILKRRNLTQH
- a CDS encoding mandelate racemase/muconate lactonizing enzyme family protein → MRELRITDLKVATVQANFEWTFVRVYAGDLYGTGEAGPAPGLRGMSQHFRRLLLGEDALKIRRIEQKIRWATLYAGTSTYHLASAINIALYDLVGKYLNVPVWRILGGYRDEVRVYVDAHGGKGLEAMNSLLLPEKLPWLTSTEVESGRLVTENNPIHGRLSIEKWNSDYSPESYADRARRMVAEGYTAIKFDLDVPTPYTDPRLIMSGELSLKDIDYLASIVRAVREAVGDGVDIMFDLHWRYSVNTAVRICKAIEQYRPRWIEDPTPAQITISNLDELRLITQNCTIPIETGENLYTVYQFKDLLNTGVRVWAPDIVKAGGVSEGVRIAELASMYDIEYSPHNISSPIGTMAHAHVASVANTFGVLEFHGHDVPFWGEVVKPKRRVIEKGYIRLTDEPGLGVDLDMDVVKRYWPDVEL
- a CDS encoding radical SAM protein translates to MRVLLAVPPGIDKMEIYKVLGLKAPPLGLAWIAAVLERAGHEVKIIDSPTEGIDLGTFINEVKAWSPDIVGLTALTPTIYKAYDTVKAIKEYDKDLPIMMGGPHASFMYEEALNNGVDVVVRGEGEYTTLDLINTIEKMGMNKDALKEVNGIVFSSGGEVIRTRDRPPIRNLDELPFPARHLLPMDKYTIFGKPIRIIHVMASRGCPYGCSFCSTSYYWGRLIRYRSAKNVVDEIEEAVNKYNTNTVVFTDDEFTLGKRFVYDFLRELRERKLDINFSCGSRVDTIDRRMMSDLLNHGCTALYFGVESASQDTINRIGKRITIEQAIKVFEWVHELKVNAVASFVIGFPWETIDDMKRTAKFAAKLNPSYAQFTVATPYPGTPLYYQAVNENLIEDWNWEHYTTLRAVMRGYRFTRQQADKMLQYAYRVFYLRAGFLAKELLSGKLSMVITAIKNSIVPWFIDRLMKRNE
- a CDS encoding radical SAM protein, whose amino-acid sequence is MSSAIDNITSKASERSGTGALIAAIRMLNRGAIRHALSALMKEIEFNGERKPLLEWVMAAYAGNEPCPTVAHLASPFFKAMVKLTMSYFHANEDDVKQILSDPAVRRGIVTTLRGIALFGVTTPQKLPAPFFIVWNFTNLCNLKCVHCYQNAGKPLPNELTLEEKLRVVKELDEAGVPAIALSGGEPTIHPDFWVVLNEMNRRGFYSAVATNGLMFANMEFAEKAKKAGLRYVEISIDAADPAVHDKFRGVEGAWDKAVRGLINAVKLGFSAALAFTVTKTNIDQVDKILDLAQEIGVRRVVFFNFVPVGRGRENLDIDLSPEERESFMRHIYMEMKRRNMEIVTTAPYYGRVVNQLSNNSDTAPTHFVVASDPITRELTEFIGGCGAGRIYAAIEPEGTLTPCVFLPYPVGNLRTRSFWDIWMDPFMENFRDRSRLKGFCGRCPYKMICGGCRARAYGYFGDVLAPDPGCIYNSREWKRLKDEVEQWAKIKVTVSKLGFK
- a CDS encoding VIT1/CCC1 transporter family protein translates to MNQHGEVLGNVNYIEFYRDELTDYYVYSALARVERNQDRKRALEEIASTELRHAKYWELKAKEAGQSVGEFKAPLLKIMFYLVLRILFGLAVVIRLREREEDEAIIRYVNARDFVKDSTLDEIIRDEVVHEDYFIEEATKMSERFSNIRDFIYGMSDGLVEVMAALAGLVPVVTNPLLIAMAGLIVGVAGTISMSIGAYMSVKAQSELMNYRVSKVRTALRILPISTVSDKVLGILKSSGVPEEKARSIAKELSEYKDAVSDMVITRELGYVESTEDATKSAISTGVSYMIGAALVILPFPTIGLISKYAALLASIILMIIATSIAGLFTAVSSNAKIRNAITRNVGLSLLALMITYLVGSLAHALGATVT